In Chromobacterium rhizoryzae, one genomic interval encodes:
- a CDS encoding APC family permease, giving the protein MPGSPPFPMTAPAQPLPYAGSLRRVLSLPALTLFGLVYMVPLTVFTTYGVVTQVTGGRTALAYLLTLLSIFFTALSYSRMVGRYPVAGSAYSYARKSFGPMAGFLAGWSLLLDYLFLPMINYLVIGIYLHQSFPQVPAWGFIVTMIALVTVFNVLGIQSVSRFGNVLVAAQLVFVLVFVALAARQIMTQSSVDLLAPWQGDGSAIGLAPVLAGAAILCLSFLGFDAVSTLAEEAREPHRDIPRAIIITTIAAGLLFILLAAISQLAFPGSRFQHADSAANEVMQRIAGPYFVSFFTASYVAGAFGSALASQASVSRILYSMGRDRVLPHRVFAGLSQRFNTPIWSILVVSLCSLLALVMDLATLASLISFGALVAFSVVNLAVIKTYLLDGKPHPFSAWLRYGLPAAIGFALTLWLWTSLSALTLQIGLAWLAAGVAYLLCLTHGLRKAVPTVQFDDSGS; this is encoded by the coding sequence ATGCCAGGATCCCCCCCGTTCCCCATGACGGCGCCCGCGCAGCCCCTGCCCTACGCCGGATCGCTGCGCCGAGTCTTATCGCTGCCGGCGCTGACCTTGTTTGGCCTGGTCTATATGGTGCCCTTGACCGTATTCACCACCTATGGCGTGGTCACTCAAGTCACCGGCGGCCGCACCGCTTTGGCTTATCTGCTCACCTTGTTGTCCATTTTTTTCACCGCGCTGTCTTACAGCCGCATGGTCGGCCGTTACCCGGTTGCAGGCTCGGCCTATTCTTACGCCCGTAAAAGCTTTGGTCCGATGGCGGGCTTTCTGGCCGGCTGGTCTTTATTGCTCGATTACCTGTTTTTACCGATGATCAATTATCTGGTGATCGGCATCTACCTGCATCAAAGCTTTCCTCAAGTGCCGGCCTGGGGCTTTATCGTGACCATGATCGCGCTGGTCACGGTGTTTAATGTGCTGGGCATTCAATCGGTGTCGCGTTTCGGCAATGTGCTGGTGGCCGCTCAACTCGTCTTTGTTCTGGTGTTTGTCGCGCTGGCCGCCCGGCAGATCATGACTCAGAGCAGCGTGGATCTGCTGGCCCCGTGGCAGGGGGACGGCAGCGCCATCGGCCTGGCTCCGGTGCTGGCCGGCGCGGCCATCCTGTGTTTGTCCTTTCTGGGCTTTGACGCGGTGTCCACTTTGGCGGAAGAGGCGCGGGAACCGCACCGCGACATCCCGCGGGCCATCATCATCACGACGATAGCAGCGGGACTGCTGTTCATCCTGCTGGCGGCCATCAGCCAGCTGGCTTTCCCCGGCAGCCGGTTCCAGCATGCGGACTCCGCCGCCAATGAAGTGATGCAGCGCATCGCCGGCCCCTATTTCGTCAGTTTTTTCACCGCCAGCTATGTGGCCGGGGCTTTTGGATCGGCGCTGGCCTCCCAAGCCTCGGTCTCGCGCATTCTGTACAGCATGGGCAGGGATCGCGTCTTGCCGCACCGGGTCTTCGCCGGTCTGTCGCAACGCTTCAACACCCCGATCTGGTCGATACTGGTGGTATCCCTTTGTTCCCTGCTGGCGCTGGTGATGGATTTGGCCACCCTGGCCTCCCTGATCAGTTTCGGCGCGCTGGTCGCGTTCTCGGTGGTCAATCTGGCGGTGATCAAAACCTATCTGCTGGACGGCAAGCCGCATCCATTCAGCGCCTGGCTGCGTTATGGCTTGCCTGCGGCGATTGGATTTGCCCTGACGCTATGGCTATGGACCAGCCTATCGGCGCTCACCCTGCAAATCGGCCTGGCCTGGCTCGCCGCGGGCGTGGCGTATTTGCTGTGCCTGACGCACGGCCTGCGCAAAGCCGTGCCCACGGTTCAATTCGACGACAGCGGGTCTTGA
- a CDS encoding LysR family transcriptional regulator has translation MLDRLNDLRLFLDAAQLGSFSAAGRKQGLSPAAASACIQRLEAALDSRLFQRTTRQLRLTEAGEVFRDHCQRALDTLQQGQDRLQREQRELSGLIRLSAPSDLGRHALLDCLDEFRRLHPAVHFALQLDDTPADLIGEDIDIAIRYGQPADSSLIARELAASRRVVCAAPALLARTGMPSHPRQLAELPTLTLVTGDGPMHEWPYREHGQRRALRLERAQQSNDGEVIRRWALQGQGFAYKSLLDIADDLRQGRLLTVLDEYFTDSAPLHLLYPGQRGQPLRIRRLIDFLRERLSTLPATALLPEAGAQL, from the coding sequence ATGCTCGATCGACTCAACGACCTACGCCTCTTCCTCGACGCCGCCCAACTGGGCAGCTTCTCCGCCGCCGGCCGCAAGCAAGGCCTGTCCCCCGCCGCCGCCAGCGCCTGCATCCAGCGGCTGGAGGCCGCGCTGGACAGCCGGCTGTTCCAGCGCACCACCCGCCAGCTGCGGCTGACCGAGGCCGGCGAAGTCTTCCGCGACCACTGCCAGCGCGCGCTGGACACCCTGCAGCAAGGCCAGGACCGGCTGCAGCGCGAGCAGCGCGAACTCAGCGGCCTGATCCGGCTGTCGGCGCCGTCGGACCTGGGCCGCCACGCCTTGCTGGACTGCCTGGACGAATTCCGCCGCCTGCACCCGGCGGTGCATTTCGCCTTGCAGCTGGACGACACCCCGGCCGATTTGATCGGCGAGGACATCGACATCGCCATCCGCTACGGCCAGCCGGCGGACAGCAGCCTGATCGCGCGCGAACTGGCCGCCAGCCGCCGCGTGGTTTGCGCCGCGCCGGCGCTGCTGGCGCGCACCGGCATGCCCAGCCATCCGCGGCAGCTGGCCGAGCTGCCGACGCTGACCCTGGTCACCGGCGACGGCCCGATGCACGAATGGCCGTACCGAGAGCACGGCCAGCGCCGCGCGCTGCGGCTGGAGCGCGCGCAGCAGAGCAACGACGGCGAGGTGATCCGCCGCTGGGCGCTGCAAGGCCAGGGCTTCGCCTACAAATCGCTGCTGGACATCGCCGACGATCTGCGCCAGGGCCGCCTGCTCACGGTGCTGGACGAGTACTTCACCGACAGCGCGCCGCTGCACCTGCTCTACCCCGGCCAGCGCGGCCAGCCGCTGCGCATTCGTCGGCTGATCGATTTCCTGCGCGAGCGGCTGTCGACGCTGCCGGCCACCGCCCTGCTGCCGGAGGCCGGCGCCCAATTGTAA
- a CDS encoding carbon-nitrogen hydrolase family protein has protein sequence MKQKFLAAAVQMVSGSDVTANLQRAAHWVAEAAGKGARLVVLPEYFCLMGRQETDKVAVCEAYGDGPIQSALARMAQENGVWLAAGTVPLRSPEPQRVLNTTLLFDPDGEVRARYDKIHLFGFSGLGESYCESNTIRPGEQPVKADLGFAEMAFGICYDLRFPELFRQLSPYDLMILPAAFTATTGEAHWEPLLRARAIENQSYVLASAQGGEHDNGRKTHGHSMIIDPWGRVLAEIDKGEGVILAEIDPTLIQSVRTRLPALAHRVLA, from the coding sequence ATGAAGCAAAAATTCCTGGCGGCGGCGGTGCAGATGGTGTCCGGCTCCGACGTGACGGCCAATTTGCAGCGCGCCGCGCATTGGGTGGCGGAAGCCGCCGGCAAGGGCGCGCGGCTGGTGGTCTTGCCCGAGTATTTTTGCCTGATGGGGCGGCAGGAAACCGATAAGGTGGCCGTGTGCGAAGCCTACGGCGACGGCCCCATCCAGAGCGCGCTGGCGAGGATGGCGCAGGAGAACGGCGTGTGGCTGGCGGCCGGCACCGTGCCCTTGCGCAGCCCGGAACCGCAGCGGGTGCTGAACACCACCTTGCTGTTCGACCCGGACGGCGAGGTGCGCGCCCGCTACGACAAGATCCATTTGTTCGGCTTCTCCGGCCTGGGCGAGAGTTATTGCGAATCCAACACCATCCGTCCGGGCGAGCAGCCGGTCAAGGCGGATCTGGGTTTCGCCGAGATGGCCTTCGGCATCTGCTACGATCTGCGTTTCCCTGAACTGTTCCGCCAGTTGTCGCCCTATGATCTGATGATTTTGCCGGCGGCCTTCACCGCCACCACCGGCGAGGCGCATTGGGAGCCGCTGTTGCGCGCGCGCGCTATCGAGAACCAGAGCTATGTGCTGGCCTCGGCGCAGGGCGGAGAACACGACAACGGCCGCAAGACCCACGGGCATTCGATGATCATCGATCCCTGGGGCCGCGTGCTGGCCGAAATAGACAAGGGCGAGGGCGTGATCCTCGCCGAAATCGACCCGACATTGATCCAGTCGGTGCGCACCCGCCTGCCGGCGCTGGCGCACCGCGTACTCGCGTGA
- a CDS encoding SDR family oxidoreductase — MSAGDFAFHGQTVAVLGGGSGIGRAVADAAAAAGARVYVLGRSAQSESDREGIQADMTDSRALARAFADIGRIDHLVLTAGARVGAPALAELSEEALRQTFDVKLFGSLLAVREALPYLTERASVTFTSGLLARKFSSGGLLKSTVNAALEAAAKNLAKELAPRRVNVVSPGVVDTELWGEAGSVARQATLARIGQGLPVGRVGQPRELAQAYLLAMANGFISGAVLDVEGGALL; from the coding sequence ATGAGCGCGGGGGATTTTGCTTTCCACGGCCAGACCGTGGCGGTGTTGGGCGGCGGCTCCGGCATCGGCCGGGCGGTGGCGGACGCGGCCGCGGCGGCCGGCGCGCGGGTCTATGTGCTGGGACGCAGCGCCCAATCTGAGTCGGATCGTGAAGGCATCCAGGCGGACATGACCGACAGCCGGGCATTGGCCCGGGCCTTCGCCGACATCGGCCGCATCGATCATCTGGTGCTGACCGCCGGCGCCCGGGTCGGCGCGCCGGCCTTGGCCGAGTTGAGCGAGGAGGCTTTGCGGCAGACTTTTGACGTCAAGCTGTTCGGCAGCCTGCTGGCGGTGCGCGAGGCCTTGCCCTATCTGACGGAGCGGGCGTCGGTGACCTTCACCTCCGGCTTGCTGGCGCGCAAATTCTCCAGCGGCGGCCTGCTGAAAAGCACGGTCAACGCCGCGCTGGAAGCGGCGGCCAAGAATCTGGCCAAGGAGCTGGCGCCGCGCCGCGTCAACGTGGTCAGCCCCGGCGTGGTGGACACCGAGCTATGGGGCGAGGCCGGCTCGGTCGCGCGCCAGGCGACGTTGGCGCGCATCGGCCAGGGCCTGCCCGTCGGCCGCGTCGGCCAGCCGCGGGAATTGGCGCAAGCCTATCTGCTGGCGATGGCCAACGGCTTCATCTCCGGCGCGGTGCTGGACGTGGAGGGCGGGGCCTTGTTGTAG
- a CDS encoding polysaccharide deacetylase family protein has protein sequence MSDTLPINRRQFLAGAAAGGTALMLAHGAALAATGASKMTTISTSGGAFWPNGARLAISISMQFEAGAQPERGASGPFPPLDPKYADLPMQSWYDYGVKEGIPRLLDLWDRTGVKVTSHMVGQAVDRSPRLAREIVARGHEAAAHGQTWEPQYPMTPEQELAAYSANIASIERATGTRPVGFNAFWLRGTPNTLSILQQLGFLYHIDNVSRDEPFTVAVKGQPFVVVPYTLRNNDIVRFDSPALSNEAYLSDLKAEFDVLYAEAGSRRRMMSISTHDRISGSPARVKALEQFIRYAQSHAGVAFMRKDEIARYALQADKVPAD, from the coding sequence ATGTCCGATACCCTACCCATTAATCGTCGCCAGTTCCTGGCCGGCGCGGCCGCGGGCGGCACCGCGCTGATGCTGGCGCACGGCGCGGCGCTGGCGGCGACAGGAGCAAGCAAGATGACGACAATTTCAACAAGCGGCGGCGCCTTCTGGCCGAACGGCGCCCGCCTGGCGATTTCGATTTCCATGCAGTTCGAGGCCGGTGCGCAGCCGGAGCGCGGCGCCAGCGGGCCGTTTCCGCCGCTGGACCCCAAGTACGCGGATCTGCCGATGCAAAGCTGGTACGACTACGGCGTGAAGGAGGGCATTCCGCGGCTGCTGGACTTGTGGGACCGCACCGGGGTCAAGGTGACTTCGCACATGGTGGGGCAGGCGGTGGACCGCAGCCCGCGGCTGGCGCGCGAGATCGTGGCGCGCGGCCACGAGGCGGCGGCGCACGGCCAAACCTGGGAGCCGCAATACCCGATGACGCCGGAGCAGGAACTGGCGGCCTACAGCGCCAATATCGCCAGCATCGAGCGCGCCACCGGCACGCGGCCGGTGGGCTTCAACGCCTTCTGGCTGCGCGGCACGCCCAATACCCTGAGCATTCTGCAGCAACTGGGCTTTCTCTATCACATCGACAACGTCAGCCGCGACGAGCCGTTCACGGTGGCGGTCAAGGGCCAGCCGTTCGTGGTGGTGCCCTATACCTTGCGCAACAACGACATCGTGCGTTTCGACTCGCCGGCGCTGAGCAATGAGGCTTATCTGTCGGATCTGAAGGCCGAATTCGACGTGCTCTACGCCGAGGCGGGTTCGCGGCGGCGGATGATGTCGATCAGCACCCACGACCGCATTTCCGGCTCGCCGGCGCGGGTCAAGGCGCTGGAGCAGTTCATCCGCTATGCGCAGAGCCATGCCGGCGTCGCCTTCATGCGCAAGGACGAGATCGCGCGCTACGCCTTGCAGGCGGACAAGGTGCCGGCGGACTGA
- a CDS encoding ester cyclase gives MKALTLALGFGLALTAAFAGAAENLPQPARVWADRPAGSTAAVKLAALRYAAFWNSGDPRYAELALDPDFIDRTLPSGRQQGVAGPLQASRQFRAAVPDLKVDVTDMVLAGDRVALRLHFQGHFSGRFGDVQGQGQPVEFQAFDLYRVKNGRIAENWHLEDNLTLMQQLGVVKP, from the coding sequence ATGAAAGCTTTGACCTTGGCGCTGGGCTTCGGCCTGGCCTTGACCGCGGCCTTCGCCGGCGCGGCGGAAAACCTGCCGCAACCGGCGCGGGTGTGGGCGGACCGTCCGGCCGGCAGCACGGCGGCGGTGAAACTGGCCGCGCTGCGTTACGCGGCGTTCTGGAACAGCGGCGATCCGCGTTACGCCGAACTGGCCTTGGACCCCGACTTCATCGACCGCACCCTGCCCTCCGGCCGTCAGCAGGGCGTGGCCGGGCCCTTGCAGGCCTCGCGCCAGTTCCGCGCCGCGGTGCCGGATTTGAAGGTGGACGTCACCGACATGGTGCTGGCCGGCGACCGCGTCGCGCTGCGCCTGCATTTCCAGGGCCATTTCAGCGGCCGCTTCGGCGACGTGCAAGGCCAGGGCCAGCCGGTGGAGTTCCAGGCCTTCGACCTGTACCGTGTCAAGAACGGCCGCATCGCCGAGAACTGGCACCTGGAAGACAATCTGACCCTGATGCAGCAACTGGGCGTGGTGAAGCCATGA
- a CDS encoding aminopeptidase P family protein codes for MDTIPQRIASLRAAMKNAGVDACLVPSSDPHLSEYLPARWQARQWLSGFTGSMGTLIVTRDFAGVWADSRYWVQAEAELAGSGIQLVKIVSAASADHLGWIAKTLSAGQTLAVDGDSLGLAAAKALQAALEQAGARLRTDLDLIDAIDPQRPPLPDAPVYQHESAFAPQSRADKLARLRAAMDEAGADWHFLSTLDDIAWSFNLRGSDVNYNPVFISHALLSRRQATLFVGEGKISAELRAQLAADGVEVRPYAQAKPALAALPAGASLLLDPRRVTLGLRQAVNPAARVIEAINPSTLFKSCKTEEEAAHIRGAMEQDGAALCEFFAWFEGEVNRSRVTELTIDEEITAARARRPGFVSPSFGTIAGFNANGALPHYHATEAAHSEIKGDGLLLIDSGGQYLGGTTDITRVVAVGAPSAEQKRDFTLVLKGTIGLSMAHFPRGTLSPMLDALARAPLWQQDIDFGHGTGHGVGYFLNVHEGPQSISRAVPDANMAMQEGMVTSIEPGVYRPGRWGVRIENLVLNVASSQNEFGDFLRFETLTLCPIDTRCLDFNLLSRAEVDWLNQYHAEVRARLLPLVDGAAREWLLANTETI; via the coding sequence TTGGACACCATTCCGCAACGCATCGCCTCTTTGCGCGCCGCCATGAAGAACGCCGGCGTCGACGCCTGTCTGGTGCCCTCCTCGGACCCGCATCTGTCGGAATACCTGCCGGCGCGCTGGCAGGCCCGCCAATGGCTGTCCGGCTTCACCGGCTCCATGGGCACGCTGATCGTCACCCGCGACTTCGCCGGCGTCTGGGCCGATAGCCGCTACTGGGTGCAAGCGGAAGCCGAATTGGCCGGCAGCGGCATCCAGCTGGTCAAGATCGTCAGCGCCGCCAGCGCCGACCACCTGGGCTGGATCGCCAAGACCCTGAGCGCCGGCCAAACGCTGGCGGTGGACGGCGACTCGCTGGGCCTGGCCGCGGCCAAGGCGCTGCAAGCCGCGCTGGAACAGGCCGGCGCCCGGCTGCGCACCGATCTGGACCTGATAGACGCCATCGACCCGCAGCGCCCGCCGCTGCCGGACGCGCCGGTCTATCAACATGAATCGGCCTTCGCGCCGCAAAGCCGCGCCGACAAGCTGGCGCGCTTGCGCGCCGCCATGGACGAGGCCGGCGCCGACTGGCACTTCCTGTCCACGCTGGACGACATCGCCTGGAGCTTCAATCTGCGCGGCAGCGACGTCAACTACAATCCGGTCTTCATCAGCCACGCGCTGCTGAGCCGTCGGCAGGCCACCCTCTTCGTCGGCGAAGGCAAGATTTCCGCCGAGCTGCGCGCCCAACTGGCGGCCGACGGCGTCGAAGTGCGACCTTACGCCCAGGCCAAACCGGCGCTCGCCGCCTTGCCGGCCGGCGCCAGCCTGCTGCTGGACCCGCGCCGCGTGACCCTGGGCCTGCGCCAGGCGGTCAACCCGGCCGCCCGCGTGATCGAGGCGATCAATCCCAGCACCCTGTTCAAGTCCTGCAAGACGGAGGAAGAGGCCGCCCACATCCGCGGCGCGATGGAACAGGACGGCGCGGCCCTGTGCGAGTTCTTCGCCTGGTTCGAAGGCGAGGTCAACCGCAGCCGCGTCACCGAGCTGACCATAGACGAGGAAATCACCGCCGCGCGCGCGCGCCGGCCCGGCTTCGTGTCGCCCAGCTTCGGCACCATCGCCGGCTTCAACGCCAACGGCGCGCTGCCGCACTACCACGCCACCGAAGCCGCCCACAGCGAGATCAAGGGCGACGGCCTGCTGCTGATAGACTCCGGCGGCCAATACCTGGGCGGCACCACCGACATCACCCGCGTGGTGGCGGTCGGCGCGCCGTCCGCCGAGCAGAAGCGCGACTTCACCCTGGTGCTGAAAGGCACCATAGGCCTGTCCATGGCTCATTTCCCGCGCGGCACCCTGTCGCCGATGCTGGACGCGCTGGCGCGCGCGCCGCTGTGGCAGCAGGACATCGACTTCGGCCACGGCACCGGCCACGGCGTCGGCTACTTCCTCAATGTGCACGAAGGCCCGCAAAGCATTTCCCGCGCGGTGCCGGACGCCAATATGGCGATGCAGGAAGGCATGGTCACCTCGATCGAGCCCGGCGTCTACCGCCCGGGCCGCTGGGGCGTGCGCATCGAGAACCTGGTGCTGAACGTGGCCTCGTCGCAGAACGAATTCGGCGACTTCCTGCGCTTCGAAACCCTGACCCTGTGCCCCATCGACACCCGCTGCCTGGACTTCAACCTGCTGTCCCGCGCCGAGGTGGACTGGCTGAACCAGTACCACGCCGAGGTGCGCGCGCGCTTGCTGCCGCTGGTGGACGGCGCGGCGCGCGAATGGCTGCTGGCCAATACCGAAACCATTTAA
- the tldD gene encoding metalloprotease TldD → MQDAFSAADSLLLKPYGLDEAALEATLARMRHHAIDYADLYFQYTRSEAWSLEEGIVKSGSFSIDQGVGVRAVAGDKTAFAYSDAISLEALSRSADAVRAIGQAGGDGSAGAQTRRAPKPLYPALDPCHSLEAAAKVALLEKVERMARAQDPRVIQVMAGMASEYDVVYVARHDGVRAADVRPLVRLSVMVIAEQNGRREQGSSGGGGRFDLAYFDDEVLERYARQAVHQALTNLDSRPAPAGQMTVVLGPGWPGVLLHEAIGHGLEGDFNRKGTSAFSGKIGQRVAAPGVTVVDDGVMEERRGSLAIDDEGNPTQRTVLIEDGVLKGYMQDAMNSRLMQVGATGNGRRESYAHIPMPRMTNTYMLAGQHDPQEIIASVKDGLYAVNFGGGQVDITSGKFVFSASEAWRIENGKLSYPVKGATLIGNGPDVLNYVSMIGNDLQLDQGVGVCGKEGQSVPVGVGQPTLRIDGGLTVGGTGG, encoded by the coding sequence ATGCAAGATGCTTTCTCCGCGGCAGACAGCCTGCTGCTCAAGCCTTACGGTCTGGACGAGGCGGCTTTGGAAGCCACGCTGGCGCGCATGCGCCACCACGCCATCGACTACGCCGATCTCTATTTTCAATACACCCGCAGCGAGGCCTGGAGCCTGGAAGAGGGCATCGTCAAGTCCGGCAGCTTCAGCATTGACCAAGGCGTGGGCGTGCGCGCGGTGGCCGGTGACAAGACCGCCTTCGCCTATTCCGACGCCATCAGCCTGGAAGCGCTGAGCCGCTCCGCCGACGCGGTGCGCGCCATCGGTCAGGCGGGCGGGGACGGTTCCGCCGGCGCGCAGACCCGGCGCGCGCCCAAGCCGCTGTACCCGGCGCTGGACCCCTGCCACAGCCTGGAGGCGGCGGCCAAGGTGGCCTTGCTGGAAAAAGTGGAGCGGATGGCGCGGGCGCAGGACCCGCGGGTGATCCAGGTGATGGCCGGCATGGCCAGCGAATACGACGTGGTCTACGTGGCGCGCCACGACGGCGTGCGCGCCGCCGACGTGCGGCCGCTGGTGCGGCTGTCGGTGATGGTGATCGCCGAGCAGAACGGCCGCCGCGAGCAGGGCTCCAGCGGCGGCGGCGGCCGCTTCGACCTGGCCTACTTCGACGACGAGGTGCTGGAGCGCTACGCGCGCCAGGCGGTGCATCAGGCGCTGACCAATCTGGATTCGCGGCCGGCGCCGGCGGGCCAGATGACCGTGGTGCTGGGGCCGGGTTGGCCCGGCGTGCTCTTGCACGAGGCGATAGGCCATGGCCTGGAAGGCGATTTCAACCGCAAGGGCACTTCGGCCTTTTCCGGCAAGATCGGCCAGCGGGTGGCGGCGCCGGGCGTCACGGTGGTGGACGACGGGGTGATGGAAGAGCGCCGCGGTTCTCTGGCGATAGACGACGAGGGCAATCCCACTCAGCGCACCGTGCTGATAGAGGACGGCGTGCTCAAGGGTTATATGCAGGACGCGATGAATTCGCGCCTGATGCAGGTGGGCGCCACCGGCAACGGCCGCCGCGAGTCCTACGCCCACATCCCGATGCCGCGGATGACCAATACCTATATGCTGGCCGGCCAGCACGATCCGCAGGAAATCATCGCCTCGGTCAAGGACGGCCTGTACGCGGTCAATTTCGGCGGCGGCCAGGTGGACATCACCAGCGGCAAGTTCGTGTTTTCCGCGTCGGAAGCCTGGCGCATCGAAAACGGCAAGCTCAGCTATCCGGTCAAGGGCGCCACCCTGATAGGCAACGGGCCGGACGTGCTCAACTACGTCAGCATGATAGGCAATGATTTGCAGCTGGATCAGGGCGTCGGCGTCTGCGGCAAGGAAGGCCAGAGCGTGCCGGTGGGCGTGGGCCAGCCCACGCTGCGCATAGACGGCGGCCTGACCGTGGGCGGCACCGGCGGCTAA